The following proteins come from a genomic window of Meiothermus sp. QL-1:
- a CDS encoding SAM-dependent methyltransferase, which produces AGVETLVVLMGVSQRQQLAAQLIALGRPPAEPVAFIERSSTPKERVVEATLAQVAQGEVAVEAPAVWVIGEVVRWRGLLSAKAFLGGTHAHDQPSETA; this is translated from the coding sequence GCCGGGGTGGAGACCCTGGTGGTGCTGATGGGGGTAAGCCAGCGGCAACAGCTGGCCGCCCAGCTCATCGCCCTGGGGCGGCCGCCGGCTGAGCCGGTGGCCTTCATTGAACGGAGCAGTACCCCCAAGGAGCGGGTGGTGGAGGCCACCTTAGCCCAGGTGGCCCAAGGAGAGGTCGCCGTGGAGGCCCCCGCTGTGTGGGTAATAGGGGAAGTGGTGCGCTGGCGGGGTTTACTTTCGGCCAAAGCCTTTTTAGGAGGTACCCATGCACACGATCAACCGTCGGAAACTGCTTAA